The following DNA comes from Marinilabiliales bacterium.
GCACCGGAGGTTTCACGGGAACTGGTTGTGCTTGCACCAACAGTAATTGATGAGGCAGATCCTGCCGGTGACGATGGAATAAATATATTTCCCAATCCCGCATCAGGGTATGTTACCATTATTACCGGTGCAGGTGATTTCGTGATCCGGATTTACAACCAGACGGGCGTCCTGGTTTATCACGACCCTGATCCGCCGGCGCAACTTGTTATACCTGTGGAAAATCTTGGCGGTAATGGTATATACCTGGTAAGGGTGAATTCATCTGTAAAGAGGCTGGTGGTTCTGGACTGAGTGAAAGTTATACATGCTTGTATATACAAGTTGTTTGTTCTATCTTTATGCTGCTTTACCTAATATTTGAGTATGGTTGCCGGACCGGAAAAGTTACAGGAGAAGGGTGTTCCTCAATACAGGCGCCTTTACGAGGTGTTGCGAAGGCATATTACCGAAGGCGTATACAATGAAGGTGACCTTCTGCCTTCTGAAAATGAGCTTTGCAGTGTTTACGGACTTACCAGGCCCACTGTCAGGCAGGCTCTGTCGGAGCTGGTCAGTGACGGCTATATAAGCAAGCAGCAGGGCAAGGGGAGCATTGTTAACAAGCTGCCCCAGGGGATCGGGATATTGTCGGTTTCGGGCACCACCTCTGCACTGAAGAACAAGAACCTTAAGACCAGTATCATTGTTAAACCGGCCATGAGACCATGGCCTGACGGGTTTATGTTTCGCCTGAGCGATCTTGAGCTCGAATCGGGATGTATATACATGACCCGTCTGAGGCTGCTTGATGATGAACCCATCTTTTATGACATCAGCTTCATCCCGGCCATAAACCTTCCCCGGTTCACATCGCGCAGCTTTGAAAACCGGTCGCTGTTCGGGATACTGAGAAAGGAATACCAGGTGGAAATAAAGGGAGGTGAGCAGAGGATACGGGCAATCAAGGCCGATGAAGAACTATGTGCATGGCTGAAAATCAGGCCAGGCGATCCGGTACTGCATATGGAAAGAAAAATGGTCACAAACCGTCAGGAACTAAATATCTACTCATCAATATACTGCAACACCCGTTTCCATTCCATTTACGGTACATTCTGATAAGCTCCGGCATTCAGCCGCATACGTGCCGGAAGCTTTCCGTTCAAAGTGTATCAGGAGTTCAACTTATTTAGCTTGTAATTACAAGTAAAAGTATTATATTTGTATATATTTGTTTAGCAGTGATTCAGGTTTAGAATAGGTTTGTTTTTGCAGTACTTGTAATAACATGTAAAAGAATTATTTATGGCAACTTCAGTTGTTATGCCAAGACAGGGCCAGAGTGTGGAATCCTGCATTATCACCCGCTGGCACAAAAATAAAGGCGATACGGTTGTGGCAGGGGATATTCTTTTCTCCTATGAAACAGACAAGGCCGCTTTTGAAGAAGAGGCGAAAACAGGAGGCATTCTCCTGGATATTTTCTTTGAGGCCGGAGATGAGGTGCCGGTTCTCGAAACCGTTGCGGTAATCGGAGAGGCCGGTGAGGATTATGGCGGACTGGCGCCTGGCGGTGCATCGTTAAAAGATGATGACCGGCAACCGGAACCTGGTGATTCGCACGCAAAAGATGATGACCGGCAACCGGAAACTGGTGATTCGCACGCAAAAGATGATGACCGGCAACCGGGACCGGACAACAAAGGGGACGCCGGGTCTGCTGATGGTGCCCCGGAGGAGACTGCAGAAGGAGATACTGTAAAAAGCGAACCTGCAGAAAAAGTGTCTGCCAAAGGAGCAGAAGCCACGGTAGCCGCCGGAGCAGTGCCCGGCACAGGGAGAATTCGTATATCGCCGCTGGCAAGAAAGCTGGCAGGGGAGCTTGGTGTCCCTCCTGAAAACCTGCACGGTACGGGCCCCGGAGGCAGGATAATCGGACGTGACGTGAAAAGGGCAGCGGCAGAAAGTGAAAAGAGGGCTCCCTCTCCGGGTAAATCTTCGGCCAATGTGCAGGAAATACCTTCCGCCGGATCTCAGGCTGCCCCGGATTTTGCGGCTGCTCCCGGAGCCGGCCCGTCTCACGCAGAAGCAGGCGGATCCGGGTACCGTGACGTTAAGTTGAGCAACATGCGCAGGATCATTGCCGGGCGCATGGAGCAGTCACTTCAGAATTCGGCCCAGCTTACCCACCATATGAGCGCCGATGCAAGAAAGATGCTTGCATGGAGGAAGGAGATAAAGCAAAACCGCGACGGATCCGCCACGGGCGACATCACTATCAATGATATGGTATGCTTTGCCGTTGTAAGGGCGCTGAAAAAACATCCGTACATGAATGCTCATTACCTGGGCGACAAGATACGGGTATTCAACAAGGTCCACCTTGGAATTGCCGTTGATACGGAACGGGGACTGATGGTGCCTGCCGTCAGGGATGCGGGTGACATGAATGTTGGGAAACTGGCAGGTCGGATAAGGGAACTTGCAGGGGAGTGCAGGAAAGGGAGTGTTGATCCGGGTCTGCTGGCAAGTGAGAGCGCCACATTTACCGTTACCAACCTGGGTGCGTACGGAGTGGAGATGTTCACCCCTGTTCTTAACCTGCCCCAGGCAGGCATACTTGGAGTAAATACCATCACATACCGGCCCGCCGACATTGGAGAGGGTGTTATCGGGTTCATCCCGGTTATAGGATTGTCGCTCACATACGATCACCGTGCGGTGGACGGGGCACCTGCTTCCGCATTCCTTGCCGAAGTCAGGAAAGAGATAGAAACAATAGAAAAGTGTACAATATAAAAACATTGATATGCCTAAGAACCAGTTTATTGATCCCTTAAAAGTCAGAAAGCCCGGGAAGATAGAGTTTGGTACCATACCTGTGAACTCATATGACAGGTCAATCGGGGAGGAGAGAAAAGCCTATTCTGACAGCGACCTTGTGCGTGTTTACAGGGATATGGCAATAATAAGGGAGTTTGAAACAATGCTCCATGAGATAAAGACAAAGAACGAGTACAGGGAAGTTAAATACAATCATCCCGGACCCGCCCATCTGTCAATCGGCCAGGAGGCGGCCGCAGTGGGCATGGCCTGGCATCTTGATGCCAGTGACTATATTTTTGGCTCGCACCGCAGCCATGGCGAAATACTGGCCAAGGGACTTTCGGCAATCCATAAGCTTGATGACAAAGAGTTGATGAACATCATGGGCTCCTATTTCGGGGGATCTATCCTGAAGATAGTGGAGAAGGGCTTCGACGGGACCGTAAAGGAGCTGGCCGTCGATTTCCTGCTATACGGGACCCTGGCCGAGATATTTGCACGCGATACAGGTTTCAACAGGGGCCTTGGGGGGTCGATGCATGCCTTCTTCACCCCTTTCGGGGTTTACCCGAATAATGCCATAGTAGGCGGCTCGGGCGATATTGCGGTGGGTGCCGCCCTCTACAAGAAGGTCAACCTTAAACCGGGGATCGTGGTGGCAAATATAGGCGACGCCTCCATGGGATGCGGGCCCGTATGGGAGGGCATATGCTTTGCCGCCATGGATCAGTTCCGCACGCTGTGGGAGGGTGAATACCGGGGAGGAATGCCCGTGATATTCAATTTCATGAATAACCAGTACGGCATGGGGGGACAGACCCAGGGTGAAACAATGGGGTATGACATACTTGCCCGGGTCGGTGCGGGAGTTAACCCCGATATGATGCATGCTGAAAGGGTTGATGGATACAACCCGCTGGCAGTGATGGATGCCTTTAAAAGAAAGAAGAAGATACTGGAGGAAAAAGGCGGACCCGTTCTGCTTGATACGCTCACATACCGTTATTCAGGGCACTCGCCGTCAGATGCCTCATCCTACAGGTCAAAAGAGGAGCTGGAGGCATGGCAGGAGGTGGATTCCATAAAGGGATACGGTGAAAACCTGGTTTCAGCCGAAGTGGCAGCCGGTGATACCCTTGATGAGATAAAGAACCAGGTGGTTGACCTGATTCTCAAGGCCACCCGGTTGTCGGTCGATGACAAAATATCTCCCAGGATGGATCTGGTTGCAAAGCCTGAACTTATAGGAAAAATGATGTTTTCGGGCGGTTCGGCCGACAGGATGGAGGAGAGGGAGCCCGAAACGCTGATGCCCCTTGAGGATAACCCCAGGGTTCAGCAGATCAGTAAAAAGGAGCGGTTTGCGTTTGACAGCGACGGTAAACCGTTTTCAAAACTGAAGCAGTACCAGCTGCGCGACGGTATTTTCGAGGCTGTAACAGACCGTTTCTACAAAGATCCTACCCTGGTGGCCTATGGCGAGGAGAACAGGGACTGGGGAGGAGCTTTTGCGGTCTATCGGGGACTGACCGAGGCGCTTCCCTATAACAGGCTCTTCAATTCACCAATATCTGAAGGTGCCATTGTGGGGACCGCAATCGGTTACGGCATGTGCGGGGGCCGCGTGATAGCCGAGATCATGTATTGCGATTTCCTTGGCCGCGCCGGCGACGAGGTGTTCAACCAGCTGCCCAAGTGGCAGGCCATGAGCGGAAACCTGATCAGGATGCCGGTGGTGATAAGGGTGTCGGTAGGCTCCAAGTACGGAGCCCAGCATTCGCAGGACTGGTCATCGCTCGTTGCACACATTCCCGGCCTGAAGGTGGTTTTCCCGGCTACCCCGTATGATGCCAAGGGGCTTATGAATTCAGCCCTGCAGGGTACCGATCCGGTCATCTTCTTTGAGAGCCAGAGGATATATGATGTTGGCGAGCATTTTCACGAGGGGGGAGTGCCCGGGGAGTATTATGAGATCCCTTTCGGGGAACCTGACGTCAAGCGGGCCGGCGATGACATTACCATCCTTACCGTGGGCGCCACCCTGTACAGGGCGATCGAGGCTGCAGATATACTCAATGAGAGGTATGGAATGTCGGC
Coding sequences within:
- a CDS encoding dehydrogenase — encoded protein: MPKNQFIDPLKVRKPGKIEFGTIPVNSYDRSIGEERKAYSDSDLVRVYRDMAIIREFETMLHEIKTKNEYREVKYNHPGPAHLSIGQEAAAVGMAWHLDASDYIFGSHRSHGEILAKGLSAIHKLDDKELMNIMGSYFGGSILKIVEKGFDGTVKELAVDFLLYGTLAEIFARDTGFNRGLGGSMHAFFTPFGVYPNNAIVGGSGDIAVGAALYKKVNLKPGIVVANIGDASMGCGPVWEGICFAAMDQFRTLWEGEYRGGMPVIFNFMNNQYGMGGQTQGETMGYDILARVGAGVNPDMMHAERVDGYNPLAVMDAFKRKKKILEEKGGPVLLDTLTYRYSGHSPSDASSYRSKEELEAWQEVDSIKGYGENLVSAEVAAGDTLDEIKNQVVDLILKATRLSVDDKISPRMDLVAKPELIGKMMFSGGSADRMEEREPETLMPLEDNPRVQQISKKERFAFDSDGKPFSKLKQYQLRDGIFEAVTDRFYKDPTLVAYGEENRDWGGAFAVYRGLTEALPYNRLFNSPISEGAIVGTAIGYGMCGGRVIAEIMYCDFLGRAGDEVFNQLPKWQAMSGNLIRMPVVIRVSVGSKYGAQHSQDWSSLVAHIPGLKVVFPATPYDAKGLMNSALQGTDPVIFFESQRIYDVGEHFHEGGVPGEYYEIPFGEPDVKRAGDDITILTVGATLYRAIEAADILNERYGMSAEIIDARSLVPFNYEVLLESVRKTGRLLLAGDANTRGSFLNDIARNVTELAFDYLDAPPVVVGARNWIVPAHELEDFYFPQSAWMIDAIHQRIVPLDGHTVSEDFSDETLLARSREGV
- a CDS encoding 2-oxo acid dehydrogenase subunit E2: MATSVVMPRQGQSVESCIITRWHKNKGDTVVAGDILFSYETDKAAFEEEAKTGGILLDIFFEAGDEVPVLETVAVIGEAGEDYGGLAPGGASLKDDDRQPEPGDSHAKDDDRQPETGDSHAKDDDRQPGPDNKGDAGSADGAPEETAEGDTVKSEPAEKVSAKGAEATVAAGAVPGTGRIRISPLARKLAGELGVPPENLHGTGPGGRIIGRDVKRAAAESEKRAPSPGKSSANVQEIPSAGSQAAPDFAAAPGAGPSHAEAGGSGYRDVKLSNMRRIIAGRMEQSLQNSAQLTHHMSADARKMLAWRKEIKQNRDGSATGDITINDMVCFAVVRALKKHPYMNAHYLGDKIRVFNKVHLGIAVDTERGLMVPAVRDAGDMNVGKLAGRIRELAGECRKGSVDPGLLASESATFTVTNLGAYGVEMFTPVLNLPQAGILGVNTITYRPADIGEGVIGFIPVIGLSLTYDHRAVDGAPASAFLAEVRKEIETIEKCTI
- a CDS encoding GntR family transcriptional regulator, producing the protein MVAGPEKLQEKGVPQYRRLYEVLRRHITEGVYNEGDLLPSENELCSVYGLTRPTVRQALSELVSDGYISKQQGKGSIVNKLPQGIGILSVSGTTSALKNKNLKTSIIVKPAMRPWPDGFMFRLSDLELESGCIYMTRLRLLDDEPIFYDISFIPAINLPRFTSRSFENRSLFGILRKEYQVEIKGGEQRIRAIKADEELCAWLKIRPGDPVLHMERKMVTNRQELNIYSSIYCNTRFHSIYGTF